GTTCGATCTCCGGGGTGGTCAGCCCGGCCACCTTGATCTGGCCCAGCAGCGGCAGGGTGATGGTTCCGTCCGAGGTCACGGGGACGGTCTCGCGGGAGAGGTCCGGCTCCTCGTAGACGTCCACCCGGAGCACGTCGTTGCCGCCCACGCGGTAGTTCTCCTCCACGACGGTGTGGCTGTAATAGTCGGAATTGACGTATTCCAGCGCGGTCATGGGCACGGCCTTGGCCACGAAGCTCCGCACCTGCGGAGGCATGGCGTCGTCGGTTCCCTGGGATTGGCGGATGCGTTCGACCTCTTCCCATTCGGCGGGGTCCAGGGCGGCGAGCGAGGAGTCCGAGGGCTTGAGGACTTTGAGCGTCGGACCGGAACAGGCGATGATCCCGGGCAGGATCAGCAAAGTCGCGGAGAGGATCAGCAGGCGGGCAATGTTCATCGTACGCATCCAATGATCTTGTGGTGCCGTTGAAAAGAAAAAGAGAGCCGAAGCGGACGCGGCGGAACAGTCCGCGCATGGGGAAGGCGTTTTCCCCATGCGCGGGCGGCGACCGGGATGGTCTAGCCTCCGCTCGTCCCGCCGGGGGCGCCGAGACCAGCGCCGGCCACGTTGGTGCCGCCGATGGACGCGGCGGCCTGGGCGTTGGCCAGCGAGCCCTGGGCGGCTTGGCTGGCGGCGGCGACGGCGCCGAAATCACCGGCTCCGAGGCTGGCCGAGGCCTGGGCGGCCTGGCTGGCAGCGGCCTGGGCCATGGAAGCCATGGCGTCCGCGGAGAAGCTGGCCACGGTGGCCGCGTCCACTTCGGCCTGGGTGGTGGCGCTGGCGAATCCTCCGGCTGCCTGCGCAAAGCCCTGGCCGGAAACGGCGCTGGCCTGGGCTGCGGCAGCGTGGGCCACGGCCGCGTCGCCTATGGCAGCGGCTTCTTCGGGGGTGGTCGCGGCGGCCATGGAAGCCGCGAGTCCCTGGGCCGTGGAGAGTTCGCTCTGCGCGGCGGCCATGGCGGCCTTGGCGGAATCAAGAGCGGCCTGCGCCTCTTCGGCGGCCATGGCGTCTCCGGCGGCAACGGCGCTGTCCACGGCGGCCTGGGCCGCTTCCACGGAGACGGCTGCGTTGTTCACGGCCTGCTGCGCGGCGGATACGGCGCTGTCCACCTCCGCCTGGGTCGCGGCCAGGGCCGCCCCCGTGAACAAGAGCAGCAGCAGGACGACGCCGAAGGCCGTCGTGGCGCTGATCCGTTTTCTCTTATGATGCATGGATTCCCTCCTTTTGAGGAATGGCTCGTTCCGTAGTTATCTCGACGCCACCAGGAGCATGGCGTTCTCCCGCTTGGCCCACATCTGTTCGAACCTCGGCCGCGGAATCCTGACCTTGCCGTACATGGGGTCCAGCACCCGGACGGAGTCCTCGTCCACCTCCATCACGAGCACGAAGTGGCTGTATTCGAGGATGGCGACGTTCTTCAGGGTCTCGTAGGCCGGCCCCACCAGGGGCGCGCGGGCCGCGAACTGCATGCGGTACTCGTTGTAGCTGATCATGATCGGCACCATCACCGGGCGCTTTTTCGTCAGCTGTCCCTCCAGAAAGTTGATGTTCCCCGTAATGCCGAACGCCTGGAGCCCGGTGCCGGCCGCGATGTCCTTGAGCTCGCCGACCGTGTAGCCCGTGCTCCGGTTGCGGGGCGGGGTCTTGTCCAGGATGGTCCGCTGGTCCGCCTCCACCCCCCAGT
This sequence is a window from Paucidesulfovibrio longus DSM 6739. Protein-coding genes within it:
- a CDS encoding cysteine peptidase family C39 domain-containing protein, whose translation is MRGAVPKTALLCVPALLLALLCLASTDGIELAFHKQVESYSCGAACLQSLLEYWGVEADQRTILDKTPPRNRSTGYTVGELKDIAAGTGLQAFGITGNINFLEGQLTKKRPVMVPIMISYNEYRMQFAARAPLVGPAYETLKNVAILEYSHFVLVMEVDEDSVRVLDPMYGKVRIPRPRFEQMWAKRENAMLLVASR